One window from the genome of Procambarus clarkii isolate CNS0578487 chromosome 90, FALCON_Pclarkii_2.0, whole genome shotgun sequence encodes:
- the LOC138359422 gene encoding prestalk protein-like, whose product MDEWGNCLVDDWGNCLVDDWGNCLVDDWGNCLVDDWGNCLVDDWGNCLVDDWGNCLVDDCSNCLVDDWGNCLVDDCSNCLVDDSSNCLVDDCSNCLVDDCSNCLVDDCSNCLVDDSSNCLVDDSSNCLVDDSSNCLVDDSSNCLVDDCSNCLVDDWSNCLVDDCSNCLVDDCSNCLVDDSSNCLVDDSSNCLVDDCSNCLVDDCSNCLVDDCSNCLVDDCSNCLVDDSSNCLVDDCSNCLVDDCSNCLVDDCINCLVDDCSNCLVDDCSNCLWWMTVVTVWWMTAVTVWWMTAVTVGNNQQFYTSLYFIQPLY is encoded by the coding sequence ATGGATGAGTGGGGTAACTGTCTGGTGGATGACTGGGGTAACTGTCTGGTGGATGACTGGGGTAACTGTCTGGTGGATGACTGGGGTAACTGTCTGGTGGATGACTGGGGTAACTGTCTGGTGGATGACTGGGGTAACTGTCTGGTGGATGACTGGGGTAACTGTCTGGTGGATGACTGCAGTAACTGTCTGGTGGATGACTGGGGTAACTGTCTGGTGGATGACTGTAGTAACTGTCTGGTGGATGACAGTAGTAACTGTCTGGTGGATGACTGTAGTAACTGTCTGGTGGATGACTGTAGTAACTGTCTGGTGGATGACTGCAGTAACTGTCTGGTGGATGACAGTAGTAACTGTCTGGTGGATGACAGTAGTAACTGTCTGGTGGATGACAGTAGTAACTGTCTGGTGGATGACAGTAGTAACTGTCTGGTGGATGACTGTAGTAACTGTCTGGTGGATGACTGGAGTAACTGTCTGGTGGATGACTGTAGTAACTGTCTGGTGGATGACTGTAGTAACTGTCTGGTGGATGACAGTAGTAACTGTCTGGTGGATGACAGTAGTAACTGTCTGGTGGATGACTGTAGTAACTGTCTGGTGGATGACTGCAGTAACTGTCTGGTGGATGACTGTAGTAACTGTCTGGTGGATGACTGTAGTAACTGTCTGGTGGATGACAGTAGTAACTGTCTGGTGGATGACTGTAGTAACTGTCTGGTGGATGACTGCAGTAACTGTCTGGTGGATGACTGCATTAACTGTCTGGTGGATGACTGTAGTAACTGTCTGGTGGATGACTGCAGTAACTGTCTCTGGTGGATGACTGTAGTAACTGTCTGGTGGATGACTGCAGTAACTGTCTGGTGGATGACTGCAGTaactgttggaaataaccaacagttttatacatctttgtattttatacaacctttgtattaa